Proteins from a genomic interval of Papaver somniferum cultivar HN1 chromosome 4, ASM357369v1, whole genome shotgun sequence:
- the LOC113273089 gene encoding uncharacterized protein LOC113273089, whose product MKVPDFLLDGEWILPTELLEMIHINDLPVSSGGRDRRVWTGTITRSFTVSSSVEIIRQKIPSLHWTKKVWHKSVHLSISSNAWKLARNVCAIDDNMKKKKFNMVSRCIFCKKEEETRDRILWYCNLSKIIWSWLGGIFNLINPRSFEEVLQFSNNKSPAIKELWILAAFITMNELWFLRNECIFDKGKCDQRLNPIMWNSQYDLQVLRIFGLKTRSVKSMIIKEVFFQLLEQGKLLLCCDGASRGNPGTVGYGVVGRNNTGEFVIAISGGLGISTNYYAEVFSVLITGEQVVHHGFHDLVFRTDSKAVINAFQSQKVPWFAATRWEKICAEVSSWSFIHSYREVNLSSDKMTKRGATLSRGEKRIFDIKPSFFGCLENPDLSLF is encoded by the coding sequence ATGAAAGTACCAGATTTTCTTTTGGATGGAGAATGGATTTTACCAACTGAACTACTGGAGATGATCCACATAAATGATTTACCAGTTAGCAGTGGTGGAAGAGACAGGAGAGTATGGACTGGTACTATCACAAGAAGCTTCACAGTATCATCTTCAGTGGAGATCATTAGACAAAAAATTCCCTCTTTACATTGGACTAAGAAGGTATGGCATAAATCTGTGCACCTTAGTATATCTAGTAATGCGTGGAAATTAGCTAGAAATGTTTGCGCAATTGATGAcaatatgaaaaagaaaaaatttaataTGGTATCAAGATGCATATTCTGTAAGAAGGAGGAGGAAACAAGAGATCGTATCCTTTGGTACTGTAATTTAAGTAAGATCATTTGGAGTTGGCTTGGTGGAATCTTCAATTTAATAAATCCAAGATCATTTGAAGAGGTCCTCCAATTTTCCAATAACAAGAGTCCTGCTATAAAAGAATTATGGATATTGGCAGCATTTATAACTATGAATGAGCTCTGGTTTCTGAGAAATGAATGTATATTTGATAAAGGAAAATGTGATCAAAGATTGAATCCAATAATGTGGAATAGTCAATATGATTTGCAGGTTCTCAGGATATTTGGTTTGAAGACAAGGAGTGTGAAGAGTATGATCATAAAAGAAGTATTCTTTCAACTACTAGAACAGGGGAAATTATTACTATGCTGTGATGGAGCCTCTAGGGGAAACCCAGGTACTGTTGGTTATGGGGTAGTGGGAAGAAATAACACAGGAGAATTTGTGATTGCAATTTCAGGTGGTCTGGGCATATCTACTAACTACTATGCAGAGGTTTTTTCAGTATTAATAACAGGTGAGCAGGTTGTACATCATGGTTTTCATGACCTTGTTTTCAGAACAGACTCTAAAGCTGTTATAAATGCATTCCAAAGCCAGAAAGTTCCTTGGTTTGCAGCTACAAGATGGGAAAAGATTTGTGCAGAAGTGTCTTCTTGGAGTTTTATTCATAGTTACAGAGAAGTGAATTTATCTAGTGACAAAATGACAAAGAGGGGAGCAACACTAAGTAGAGGAGAAAAGAGAATTTTTGATATTAAGCCATCTTTTTTTGGCTGTCTGGAAAATCCAGATCTAAGTCTATTTTAG